Within Paenibacillus sp. RUD330, the genomic segment GCCTCCATGGGCTTCGGCAATGCCCTTGACGACGGCCAGCCCCAATCCGAGCCCGCGCGGCGCGGGACTTCCGTCCGCGTAGGTCCGCCTGCGGACATAGCGCTGGAACAGCTGATCCAGCTCTTCCTCCTCCATCCCCCAGCCGTCGTCCTCGACTTCGATCCTCACTCCACCGCCTGCCGCCGCGACTCGGACGGTCATCGTCGTGCGCGCATGCCGCAGAGCGTTGTCCGCCAAATTGAGCAGGAGCTGGCGGAACCGCTTCTCGTCGCCGAATACCGTCGCCTCCCCGTCGAGCTCCGTGCGGACGCGGATTCCTTTCTCCCCGGCCTCCGCTTCCAGCAGCTCCGCGATGACCGCGGCGGCTTCGGCCGGAGCGAACCAGCGCTTGTCCAGCGCCAGCCGTCCGCTCTCGGCGAGCGACAGATCCTGCAGATCCTGGACGAGACGCGCCATCCCTCTCGCCTGCTCCGACAGCAGCGCGAGCTGGGACGCATCCAGCCCGCGCTCCTCGTACAGGGCGTTGTCCAGCGACGTCAGCAGGACGGCGAGCGGCGTCCGCAGCTCATGGGCGACTTCGCCCACCATCGATTTGCGCACCGTATGCAGATGCTGGATATAATCGGCCGCTTCGGACAGATGCCCGGACAGCTCCGCTTCGGCGGGATTCTCGGCGGCAGGCGCGCGATGCAGGCGGACTTCATGGCCTGCCGCAGCGGCGGGCGCACGATGCAGGCGCGCTCCATTCCCGACAGCAGCTGCAGGCCCGCTAACGCTCGGCCGAAGGAGACTTGCCCGGGCGGCCCACAGCCTCAGCCGTTGCTGGCCGCGAGCGGCCTCCAGCCTCATCAGCCCCCAGGCGCAGGCGAACGCGGCCATGCCGGCGGCGGCGGCCCATCCCAGCGCATGCCCGCCAGCAGAGGAGGCGACGGAGGCTTCGACCGTTCCCGCCATGCGTCCGTGAAGCATGAAAGGCTTCACCGACGTCAGACGGCTGCCGCGCGGACTTCCATCCTCTCCGGCGACTGCGATCGTCTCGCCAGCGGCGGTCCGGACCTCCAGGCGATAGTCGCCGCCGGCCGGATAAGCAGCCGCATCCCGCCGGAGAGCCTCTTCGATGCCGGCCGCCGAACCGTGCATGCCCGCATAGGCAGCCGCATAGCCGCTCCAATACAGTGCGAGCCGCTTCGCCTCGTCAGGCTCCTTGGACCCTTGCGGCGCCGCCAGCAGCACCGCGGCAGCCGCCATCGCCGCAGCGGCCGAGCCGCAGGCTATCCGCAGCCAGGCAGCCCGGAATCGGGAGCGCGCCTTCATTCGCGCCTCTCTTCCTGGAGGAAGCGATAACCGACGCCATATACCGTCCCGATATAACGAGGCTCGGCCGAATCGTCGCCCAGCTTGCGCCGCAGATTCCGGATATGGCTGTCTATCGTCCGCTCGTACCCTGCATACGCTTCGCCGAGAGCCTCCTCCAGCAGATGTGTCCTAGTGAATACCCTTCCCGGATGGGAGGCCAGCTTAAGCAGCAGCGCGAACTCGGTTCGGGTCAGCTCCACCGGAGCTCCTCCGATGCTGGCCTCGAACCGTTCCGAAGAGATGGAGAGGTCGCCGCGGACGAGCCCTTCCGCCCCTGCCGGCGGCGGGCCTTCGCCTTCCTTCGTCCTGCCG encodes:
- a CDS encoding response regulator transcription factor yields the protein MTRIVWVEDERELAEQGAAYLRREGCEVLTADSADAAIVLIEKEKPQLLLVDWLLKGEGTGLDLCRRNERLWQLPILMVTARSDEFDRILALEIGADDYIQKPFSLRELHARIKAVLRRAGRTKEGEGPPPAGAEGLVRGDLSISSERFEASIGGAPVELTRTEFALLLKLASHPGRVFTRTHLLEEALGEAYAGYERTIDSHIRNLRRKLGDDSAEPRYIGTVYGVGYRFLQEERRE
- a CDS encoding HAMP domain-containing sensor histidine kinase translates to MKARSRFRAAWLRIACGSAAAAMAAAAVLLAAPQGSKEPDEAKRLALYWSGYAAAYAGMHGSAAGIEEALRRDAAAYPAGGDYRLEVRTAAGETIAVAGEDGSPRGSRLTSVKPFMLHGRMAGTVEASVASSAGGHALGWAAAAGMAAFACAWGLMRLEAARGQQRLRLWAARASLLRPSVSGPAAAVGNGARLHRAPAAAAGHEVRLHRAPAAENPAEAELSGHLSEAADYIQHLHTVRKSMVGEVAHELRTPLAVLLTSLDNALYEERGLDASQLALLSEQARGMARLVQDLQDLSLAESGRLALDKRWFAPAEAAAVIAELLEAEAGEKGIRVRTELDGEATVFGDEKRFRQLLLNLADNALRHARTTMTVRVAAAGGGVRIEVEDDGWGMEEEELDQLFQRYVRRRTYADGSPAPRGLGLGLAVVKGIAEAHGGSVGVSSRFGAGALFYAELPAYRE